CTGGAGTTTTGGATTTTAAAAGTTTACAAAGTGATTTTACACAAACCATCACCAATGATGAAAACAGCACGATTACTTATACCGGAACCTTTTATGCCACAGCGGCAAACCAAGCATTGTGGATTTATAAGTCGCCCATCAAAAAAAGTGTCTATTTTGATGGCAATCATGTCGCCATCGTAGAACCAGAGTTAGAACAAGTCATCATGACGACACTCCAACGCAGTCCCAACCTCACTCAAATTATCGCCGATGCAAAAAAAATGCATCATGATACATACAAAGCGACCTATGAGAACACGGATTATTTTATCAATATCAAAAACGACACGATACAAGATATCCATTATAAGGACAAACTTGATAATCATGTCGTCATCCATCTCAAAAACCTTCAAAAAAATATCATCTTAGATGCGACACTCTTTCAGGTCAAAATACCCGAAGGCTATGATGTCATCGATCAATAATCTTTCACACACATACCCTCTTTTTTGAGGGCATCGATGATTTGTTGGGTACTTGGCAAGGCATTCATCTTTTGAATATAAATATGATCGATATCGACTCCGTATTTATTGGAGCAATACTTGATGATGGCTTTTTTCATATTTTCCTTGCCTTGAGAGGTCACTAAATCTTCAAAATAAAAGCTACCGATGATGATATTAAGGGCATCAATGATTTTATAATGTTCCTCTTCGACATCTCTTCCATCAAACACCAAACTGATGCTAATAGATACCGGCTTTTTCTTCACTTTTGAAAAGACTTCTGAGCTAAAATCATCAACATGCAACATCTGCGCATAAAGTCCAACCGTAGCACATAGCACTAAAAATATCATGATCTTTTTCATCTTCTCTCCTTAATCAAAAAATGTTTGGTAACGGATGGGTTCTTCTTCAATCTTTCGCACTTCAGAATTGTGATAAAAATCAATCACTTTTTGCGACACTGTCGTGATTTTTTCTATCCATTTGTGAAAATCTCCATGCGTTTGATGGAGGTAGAGATTTTTGGGATTTTTTGCCCTTGAGATGGCAACGTAAAATTGACTTTTTTCAAAAATATGATCGATATTGCAAACCAGTGCATCGATGCTCATCCCTTGTGATTTATGTATGGTGATAGCATAGGCTAGTTTGATAGGAAATTGCTCCAAAGAGACCAGTGGTTTCTCTTCGATTTCGCCATTGAGACTAATATTTTCACTCATCACATACTCTTGCCTATCAACCCGCACTACCGCATTCTCTTTTTCGATGATGAGGTAATCATCAGCGATTTCTTTGACAATACCACGCTCTCCATTATAGTATTTGCCCCATTTATTGGTGCAAAAGAGCACTTTGGCTCCTATTTTCAATGTCAAATCACAAGGAACCGGCAAAGAGTTTTTCCAATTTTTGATTTTATTTTCGTGCAAACTTTTGACATGATGCGTCTCTAATGCCTTGATGACAATCGGTGCGCCTTCAAGCTCGTTTAGTTTTTTGAGATTCATTTGATCAGCCTCATGATTTCTCGCAAACAACATCGTAGCAGAACGCTCTAAAACTGATTTGTTTTCTCGCAACTTTTCAAGGTATGCGATCACATCATCATCAATATTTGCCACTCTGATTTTACTCAAAACAGCAAAAAATGCAGCATCATCTGTGCGTTTTGTTTTGGTTAACTCTACCACCAGTGGATTCATCAACTCCCAAGCACTACTCTCAAAGGCGTATTGATTGAGATTCAAAAGAGTGGTATTGTTCTTCTTAAAAATTGGCGGCAATTGGAAAAAGTCTCCAATAAATAAGACACGCCCCTTAAATCCTGCACTTCGCAAGCGATATTGAATCATATCTAGTAAGGAAGCAGAGACCATGCTAATCTCATCAATAATCAATAAATCACAACTTTTGAGTATTTTTTTGATTTCGCTCAGACGCCCTTTAGCATAGCGGTCGTGCTTGCGTAACTCCTCTAAAGAACCACAAATCCCAAATGCAAAAAAACTGTGAATCGTTTGACCGTTTATATTCACAGCACTCACTCCCGTGCTCCCTAGTGTCACAACTTGCCATGCGTGGGCTTTGGCTCGTGATACCAACTCAGTCGCCAGATAACTTTTGCCAACACCACCACCGCCTGTTAGGAGTACATCTCGTGTTTCTAGTATTTCTTCTATTTTATTTATCATCGATTTATGTCCAATTATTTTATGTCATTATAGCATAGATATTTTATCCTAAAGACAGATGGCATTAATAGCTTTTTAACAGCTCATTTGCTATGATTAGCTTATGATTAACCTAGAAAAAGCAAAATTACTAAAGCAATTATACCAATACAAATCATTTGGTTTTGAATACTTTCAAGACAATCAAACACTGGGAACAACACAGAATCAACCTTCTGTAAATAGCCTTGATGAATTGGAACATAAGGTCAAACAATGTCATTTGTGTCAGTTGGCAAAATCTCGAAAAAACATCGTTTTTGGAGAAGGAGATGAGCATGCAACGTTGCTTTTTGTAGGCGAAGGTCCTGGTGCCAATGAAGATGAGAGTGGCAGACCTTTTGTAGGAAGAGCGGGCATGTTGCTCACAAAAATCATTGAAAATGTACTCGAACTCACACGAGAAGATGTTTATATCACCAATATCGTCAAATGCAGACCCCCGAATAATCGCGTCCCAAGCGTCGATGAAGCCAGTGTCTGCAAACCATATTTGATGGAACAAATCGCCATCATCAAACCCAAAATTATCGTCGCTTTGGGTTCGACTAGCTATCACTATCTCACAGAAGATTACGATATGCCGATATCTAAAATCAGAGGAGAGATTCTTGAATTTGGAGATGCTAAACTCATCCCGACATACCATCCAAGTTTTCTCTTACGAAATCCATCAGCCAAAAAAGAAGTCTATGCTGATATGTTAAAGGTCAAAAGGCTCCTATGAAATCTTTATTATTATTGTTTGTTGTTATAAGTTTCTTGTTTTCCAAAAGTGAAGTGCCCTCTACAATACCACCAGCGCAGAGTGTCTTTATCAATCTTGAAACCCAAGAGTGCCATACGGAATGTCTCAATGAATTATTGAATAATGGCAAGATTTTTTCATTTTTGAGTGTCTATCAAAATCATAGTGAATATGATGATATCCAAAACGCCTACAATGAATACTCAAAGCTATTTGGAATGAGTCGCTCACAAGAGGTCACCATCAAAGTCGCCATGCTGGTACCGCAAAAAACCATACGACGCTATGCTATCAGCACGGTCAATTCTGTTTTTACGTATCTGCTTTATAGAAAATTTAATTTTGATCTTAAAGTGTATAATTGTGAAGATGAAAGTGAAAAATCAATCTTGGATAACCTACAAAAAATCAAAGATGATGGATTTATTTATGTGATTGCGCCTTTTACCGAAGTCGGTGCTAATATCCTCACCAATCACGCCGATGGATTGATCGCATACATCCCAACTGTCAATGTTTCTAAAATACAAAATCCTCGTGCTAATGTGATATTAGGGGGGATTGACTATAAGGCTCAAATTGAAAAACTCTTGGACTATACCGCTGATAAAATCGCAATATTTTCTGATAATAGCAGTATTGCCAACGAACTAGATAGTGATGTGGCTACCACACCAAAAAACATCATTTATAGCAAACAATTTCACAATAATCGCCTGCAATTCAAAAAAGTCCTCAAATGGAACAAAGCCCTTGATGGGGCATCGATTTTCTTGAATCTTCCTCTTGTCAAGGCCAGTTTATTGGCCTCACAACTGCGTGTTTATGATAGAAAACCTTACAACCTTCTCTCTACGCAAATCAACTACAATCCGATGATATTGACACTCACACAATATGCGGATAGGAAATCCATGCTCATTGCCAATTCTATTGGCGAAACCAAGACAGAAATCGTAAGAGCCAATGAAATGCTGGGTGGCGATATTGAATACGATTGGGTAAATTACTCAACAACACTCGGCATTGATATGCTATATGAAACATACTTTTTAGCTGATGGCCAAAGAGATTTTTCAGAAACCATCGCCAATGGACAGGTACAATATGGCATCAAAATCATGTCACCGAAAATCTATACAATAAGACCGGTAGAGTAAAACATCTAAAGATTGAGGGATGTCAAAAAGTCTCTAATATCCCTGTCGATTCGAAGAGGTTTGCCCTCTTTTGCAAAGACTAAAACCGCGGTCATATCAAAAAGCTTTTCGTCGCCTCGCCACACTGTTTGACTCAACTTCATCGAACTGTTTCTGAGTTGTAGTATTTTATTTTTGACGTCAAGCAAATCGCCAAGTTTTGCCGATTTTAAAAATTCTGCATCGATATGTTTGATCACAAAATGTCCACCATCTGCAGTCGGTGTAGTGCCTTGTTCAAAAAATAATTCGCTACGGGAACGCTCACAAAATTTCAAATAATTTGCATGGTAAACAATACCACCAGCATCCGTATCTTCGTAATAGACTCGTATCTTCACGCTATGTTCTCCTATTTATCAATGAGTTAATCATCTATATACTTTAGATTATACAAAGGTCTGGCTTGTACATGGCTTTGCTTTAAAATTTTTTTGAAGTTCACTGTGTCAAAGAGTATCAAGAACTAGTCCAAATGAAATTTATGTTGGAAATATGACTTACATACTCACAGGTGAAGGATGGTTCTATTTAGCTACGGTTATTGACTTATATTCACGTAAAATGGTTGGGGAGTTAATGGGATAATTACTCTTGTAAATGATGCACTTTTTATGGCTTTAAAAACAAAAAATCCTAAACATGGATTAATTTGGCATACGTGAACGAGGAAGTCAAAACTAGCAAATGCGGTTGCATAGCAAAGTTTCTGTGAATATGCAGCTGATTCTCATCGTGAACTTCTTAAATCTTATGGAATCATTCAAAATATGAGTCGTAGAGAAAACTGTTATGATAATGCTGTAGCAGAAAACTTTTTTCACTCATTCAAAACTGAACTGACACATTTGAGAAAATTAAATAGAATGAGCACTTTTTGAAATTATCATAAACATCTAATATTTTATATTTCAATTTAGAGTTACTTTGTAGGCATTTAAAATGACTATAAAATTACATAAAATATCTAAAAAGGGGAGTGTTTAGTAGTACAAGACAATTGGCATGGAAGAAATTCTTCATTATGCGTACGAATTAAGGTTGACAGATCATATTCCCAAAGGCATATGTTATGCAACCGTCTCGTTTATAGAGAATATTTCAAAACACTCAAAACAGGAGGGGCCATTTGATTATTATATTCAATAGGTTTTAACAAATTACATGTTAAAATACAAAACATTTTATAACATATGACAAGATTCGTGTCTCAAAATTTTGTCTCTAAAAGGTCATATGGACTTTAACAAACAATACATTTATATCTTTACTTATATGATGTCACAGGCAATCAGGCAAAAAATCAGCTGTAGAGAACAGGGACATATGAGTACATTTTAAGTATACAGGAAAAAGATTTAAACTGACAATGAAAGTTAATATTGTAGCACTCATACTCATCTTGTTCATTACAAGTACTGCTGTCATGTGTAAAGAGCCCGAAAAAGTGTCTTTACGGTTTCTGGGCAATATCAATTATGCTCCGCTTTTGTTTATGAACAACGATACGCCAACGGGATTGGGCGTAGAACTTGTCCATGCGGTTTTGCATAGTGCTCAGATCGATGGTGAAGTAGAACTCATGGAATGGGATGAAGCACAAAAGCAGATGAAAGCAGGCAAGGCAGATGCTTTAGTACTGATTAATAAATCACCAGCTCGCCTAGAACTGTATGATTTTTCTGAACCCTTCTTGGAATCTGATTTCTCTATCTTCCATCATATAAGCCGACCTGAAATCAATACACTCAACAGTCTTTCAGGTTTAAAAGTCGGCTCTGAGAAAGGTGGTTATGCTCGCACTATTCTTGAAAATAACCCTAACATTGAAATTATTACGATTCCGAATTGGCTAACCGGCTTTAGAATGATTGAAGCGGGGACTATAGATGCCCTTTTGACCGAAAAATGGGTTGGCGAGTACACACTAAGCCACTATAAAATCAGTGACATTGCAATATCGCCAATTCCAACTAAAAAAACGACAAGCTATATTGCAGTGGCTAAGGGAAACAAAGCACTTCTTGATAAAATCAATGAAGGGTTGAGAAAGTTGTCTGAGACAGATGTACGCGAACGCATACTTAGTCATTGGAGTTCTGAGACAATTACCTATATAACGAATAGAGAATTGAAAGCAGAAAGGTTACATAAACTCATGCTTTTATTAGCAATGGCACTCTTGTCTATCCTTGGTGCTTTAGGTGTGTACAGCATGTATCAGCAACGTATAATCAAACAACAAAACCAAAAACTCAAAGACTACAATACTCAACTTGAAGAGCTATTTGTTACAGACAAACTGACTGGTCTATATAACCGACACAAACTTGATGACACTCTTATATCCGAATTAATGCGGTTTAAACGCTATCAGGCTCCTCTATCTATAATCATCATGGATATTGATTTTTTCAAATCAATCAATGACACTTATGGTCATCAAGTTGGTGATGAAGTATTGAAAGATTTTGCCAATCTGAATAAGAATGCTATACGGTCTTCTGATATTCTTGGTCGTTGGGGTGGAGAAGAATTTTTGATTATATGCCCTGAAACTGATTTGGAAAGTGCTTATATCCTTGCTGAAAAGCTTCGTAGTATTCTAGAATCTCATGAATTTGCTAATGTTGGAAATATAACAGCAAGTTTTGGTGTGACGACCGCTACGATAGGTGCAAACGTTGATAACTTAATCGCACAGGCTGATGATGCCCTTTATAAAGCCAAGAGTAAAGGCAGAAACCGTGTTGAAAGGTTTAGTGCAGAATAATCTAGACATATCAAAGTGGATTGTCTCCCAAAAACTACGAAAAATATTTGTTTTTATACCATAAGAATAAGCTCTATATTATGTGAAGCATTAATTCCTTGTAAATTCTATCTATTGTCTGGTCTCTAAGATCTAGCTCTTTGGCTTTGTTCTTAAATTGTGAGAAGACTGCAATAACCTGCCCTACATAATCTTTAGCAATACTCTCTTTTATAGAGTGTTTTTTTGCAAGATCTAAAATATCTTTTAAAGTAAAATCATTGACCTTCCCATTTAAAGAGAGTTGGTGATTTTTTGTATATCCTGCTCCATTTGAATAAGTGATGTCATAAGCGGGACTTAGATTCCAAATACCATTTTTATCCATCGTAAATGCGAAGTTTTTAGCATGGTCATCTTGATTTCGTCCAACAATATTAAAAATCATCCTTTTAAACTGTTCATTTACTGCTTGTTGGCTTCCTGTAAGATATCTTGTCAGTCGCAAGAGTTCATCATAAGAATAATGCATAGGAATGTTAAAATTTGTATGGGTAAGTCCTGCCACAGAGTGCAGATGCAACGCTTCTCCATCTACTCTATCAAATCTTTTTATAAGATAGTGAGCTAAATTTCCATGAGTTAATAACTCAATATTTGGCACATTTATACCAAGCTCTTTTGCCATGCTCATGTAAAGATATTCTAATTTTGTATAGTCACTACTACTTCCATCATCTCTTTCTATATCAAATTTAATTAAGTAGTGCTCAAAATCTTTTTTTAATTCTCTTTTAACCCCACTTATGATCTCTTTTGTCTTATTGTTGTAGCCAATGATAGCCTTAGCTCTCGCTCCTCCTGCACTTGCAGCACTATCCATAAAGTTTAGCATTTCATCTACCACTTCAATAGCATCACCGCTTATAATCTTTTTTGCATTTTCATAAAAGTTTTGAAGCTCAATAAGTTCATTGATTTTCTCTTCTTCTACCTTATGTGCAACAGGTTTATATGTAATAGCCCCTATACTTTTATCTCCTATAAACATAAGCTTTTGGATAATTGTGAGTTCGTGGGGTGGAATGTTTTTTGATTCAAAATATCTCTCAATTACTTTTGTACCAAACTTATCTGGCAAAGTATCATGAAAAACTCCTGCCAATCCTTCAAAATATCTATCATCATTGTTTGTATATACCCCGTTCATTGAAAGAGGTAGTTTTAAAGGGGAGATTTCAAGAGTACTTGTTTTAAACTCTTTATCATATTCAAAATATACTACCCCATCTTTTAAAAGTATGGTTCCAATCTTTTTATCAAAAATAAAAGCTTCTACTTCCATACTCATTTTACAATCCTTTTAGGCAAAGAATCTTTGTTTTTTATCTCATCAAGGCTTTGGTGTTCTTTGGTTTTTAGTAAAGAGTTTAGATTATCAAAAAGGCGTAAAGCCATAAAAAGCTTAATAAGGTTCTCAAAAGATATTTTATATGAGTAAATAAACTGTTTATACGTAGGCAAAGGGATGTCAGCTTTTAGGGCTAACTCTTTTTGTTGGAGTTTTTGTACTTTTCGCTCAGTCTCTATTATCTTCACAGCTTTTTGTATTATTTCAAGTGGTGTATATAGCTCTATCATTATTCATCCTAAATATATTATAATATCTTTAATAAGTAAAATATACAATAATATATATTATAATATACTTAGTATTTATATAAAACTATTCTTATTTATAAAATAGACTGTATTTTGAGTAGCCACTTTTATATCTAAATTTCCCTATGGCAACCACAATGATTTGTCAACCTTAATTCCTACGCAGAATGAAGAATTTCTTCCATGCCCAATAACGACACTTCGTGCATGAATCGTTTCAGGTGCATCAAACTCCCAAGTAAAAGTTACATCTGCTGGCATTGCTGATTGCTGTGTTTGAGTGAAGAAATCTACTTTGATTCTCTGGGTCTCTATCGTTTGCAATTGCAACAAGATGCACTGTTACCACATATTCAACAGTTTTATATTTGACAACTGTTTCTATAAACTCCATCATATTACGAATTTGAAAGAAGATTCTGACATAAGGATCTTGAGTTTATCATCTATATACTTTAGATTATACAAAGGTCTGGCTTTTACATGGCTTTGCTTTAAAATTTTTTTGAAGTGCACTCCGATGATGTCATGATGATAAAATGGCATTTTGATTAAACCTCTGAAAATTTGTTGCTTTTTCTCGCGAGTTTAAGATACAATTTTATATATCTAAAAACAATGAAAGACAATAAGGAGAGCACATGATCAGTTCACTACTGTCTCTTGCATTAGCATTAGGAGTGACCTATTATGTTTTTCTTTTATCAGAGCAACAAAAAACGTTGATGAAGTTAAAAAGTAAGAAATGAGGCATTATGGAAGTGTTTAAAGCATCGATCTTTTTGCTTCTTGCAATCGGATTGTTTTATGCATCCATACAACCAAGAAAGCGTAAGAAACAAAGCAAGCCAAAGCATTAATAAAATAGTTTGAAAACTTGAAAAAAATAAAATAAACACTAAAAGGAGTTAATGATGTCAATAGGAAGTATCGTCGCTTTAAGTATATTGGGTATTATTATAGGTGGTTTATATTTTTTTGAGAAGATGTTGCTGCGTGTTTCAATCACGAATCCAAAAAATAGCAACAATCAACACAACTCTAAAAAAGCATGTTAGCAATCATTACAGGTATTGTATTTGCCGGCGTTGCTTATTATCTTACTGAAAAAGATAATAAAGATGGCGACTTATACCAACTACTTCACAAATAATTAGAG
This genomic window from Sulfurospirillum sp. 1612 contains:
- the lolA gene encoding LolA-like outer membrane lipoprotein chaperone; the protein is MKYFLLIAIFIIKIQAGVLDFKSLQSDFTQTITNDENSTITYTGTFYATAANQALWIYKSPIKKSVYFDGNHVAIVEPELEQVIMTTLQRSPNLTQIIADAKKMHHDTYKATYENTDYFINIKNDTIQDIHYKDKLDNHVVIHLKNLQKNIILDATLFQVKIPEGYDVIDQ
- a CDS encoding flagellar basal body-associated FliL family protein, whose product is MKKIMIFLVLCATVGLYAQMLHVDDFSSEVFSKVKKKPVSISISLVFDGRDVEEEHYKIIDALNIIIGSFYFEDLVTSQGKENMKKAIIKYCSNKYGVDIDHIYIQKMNALPSTQQIIDALKKEGMCVKDY
- a CDS encoding ATP-dependent DNA helicase, whose protein sequence is MINKIEEILETRDVLLTGGGGVGKSYLATELVSRAKAHAWQVVTLGSTGVSAVNINGQTIHSFFAFGICGSLEELRKHDRYAKGRLSEIKKILKSCDLLIIDEISMVSASLLDMIQYRLRSAGFKGRVLFIGDFFQLPPIFKKNNTTLLNLNQYAFESSAWELMNPLVVELTKTKRTDDAAFFAVLSKIRVANIDDDVIAYLEKLRENKSVLERSATMLFARNHEADQMNLKKLNELEGAPIVIKALETHHVKSLHENKIKNWKNSLPVPCDLTLKIGAKVLFCTNKWGKYYNGERGIVKEIADDYLIIEKENAVVRVDRQEYVMSENISLNGEIEEKPLVSLEQFPIKLAYAITIHKSQGMSIDALVCNIDHIFEKSQFYVAISRAKNPKNLYLHQTHGDFHKWIEKITTVSQKVIDFYHNSEVRKIEEEPIRYQTFFD
- a CDS encoding uracil-DNA glycosylase, translated to MINLEKAKLLKQLYQYKSFGFEYFQDNQTLGTTQNQPSVNSLDELEHKVKQCHLCQLAKSRKNIVFGEGDEHATLLFVGEGPGANEDESGRPFVGRAGMLLTKIIENVLELTREDVYITNIVKCRPPNNRVPSVDEASVCKPYLMEQIAIIKPKIIVALGSTSYHYLTEDYDMPISKIRGEILEFGDAKLIPTYHPSFLLRNPSAKKEVYADMLKVKRLL
- a CDS encoding YbgC/FadM family acyl-CoA thioesterase translates to MKIRVYYEDTDAGGIVYHANYLKFCERSRSELFFEQGTTPTADGGHFVIKHIDAEFLKSAKLGDLLDVKNKILQLRNSSMKLSQTVWRGDEKLFDMTAVLVFAKEGKPLRIDRDIRDFLTSLNL
- a CDS encoding diguanylate cyclase, which encodes MKVNIVALILILFITSTAVMCKEPEKVSLRFLGNINYAPLLFMNNDTPTGLGVELVHAVLHSAQIDGEVELMEWDEAQKQMKAGKADALVLINKSPARLELYDFSEPFLESDFSIFHHISRPEINTLNSLSGLKVGSEKGGYARTILENNPNIEIITIPNWLTGFRMIEAGTIDALLTEKWVGEYTLSHYKISDIAISPIPTKKTTSYIAVAKGNKALLDKINEGLRKLSETDVRERILSHWSSETITYITNRELKAERLHKLMLLLAMALLSILGALGVYSMYQQRIIKQQNQKLKDYNTQLEELFVTDKLTGLYNRHKLDDTLISELMRFKRYQAPLSIIIMDIDFFKSINDTYGHQVGDEVLKDFANLNKNAIRSSDILGRWGGEEFLIICPETDLESAYILAEKLRSILESHEFANVGNITASFGVTTATIGANVDNLIAQADDALYKAKSKGRNRVERFSAE
- a CDS encoding type II toxin-antitoxin system HipA family toxin, whose product is MSMEVEAFIFDKKIGTILLKDGVVYFEYDKEFKTSTLEISPLKLPLSMNGVYTNNDDRYFEGLAGVFHDTLPDKFGTKVIERYFESKNIPPHELTIIQKLMFIGDKSIGAITYKPVAHKVEEEKINELIELQNFYENAKKIISGDAIEVVDEMLNFMDSAASAGGARAKAIIGYNNKTKEIISGVKRELKKDFEHYLIKFDIERDDGSSSDYTKLEYLYMSMAKELGINVPNIELLTHGNLAHYLIKRFDRVDGEALHLHSVAGLTHTNFNIPMHYSYDELLRLTRYLTGSQQAVNEQFKRMIFNIVGRNQDDHAKNFAFTMDKNGIWNLSPAYDITYSNGAGYTKNHQLSLNGKVNDFTLKDILDLAKKHSIKESIAKDYVGQVIAVFSQFKNKAKELDLRDQTIDRIYKELMLHII